One genomic region from Cydia amplana chromosome Z, ilCydAmpl1.1, whole genome shotgun sequence encodes:
- the LOC134661626 gene encoding putative uncharacterized protein DDB_G0282133 — MLPVKYLSLQKSELEYEVQIRGATAGYSVEEMRRQIVKLAAEHPAEHILESPLDVQQDLRGCVEVTCDRTVADLSKLKFNGKTCVRSFIQRVDEFIVARNIASTKVLAFATEIFQDNALHWFRSVRDNISSRPELAAKLKEDFDQSNYDYRLTTEIRSRTQGEHENITVYLSIMSGMFSRLSTPPSEPEQLEILLHNIRPCYASTLAASSTEIRTIDSLRSLCRNYETYHSRHSLFQEPPRVTSDTVAPEFAYSRESNKSTNKFNNNTYNKQNFSYNSNYNKGQYSKNTNYNQNQNQNKSQQQNYIHSVSNTAHNNKQQPYCPRCRSNNHHIRQCTASRDVFCFKCGKKDVKTPDCPVCNKKANTKN, encoded by the exons ATGCTGCCTGTCAAATAtctttcacttcaaaaatcagaGCTCGAATATGAGGTTCAGATCCGAGGTGCTACTGCCGGTTATTCAGTGGAGGAAATGCGTAGACAAATTGTAAAATTAGCCGCGGAGCACCCGGCTGAACACATATTAGAGTCTCCGTTGGATGTTCAACAGGATCTTAGGGGTTGCGTAGAA GTGACATGCGATCGCACTGTAGCTGACCTgagtaaattaaaatttaatggcAAAACTTGCGTCCGCTCATTTATACAGCGCGTCGACGAATTTATTGTTGCACGTAACATTGCATCAACAAAAGTATTAGCTTTCGCCACCGAAATTTTTCAAGACAACGCTCTGCATTGGTTCCGTTCGGTACGGGACAATATTTCTTCCCGGCCAGAACTCGCTGCTAAATTGAAAGAGGACTTCGATCAATCAAATTATGATTACCGACTTACGACGGAGATTCGCTCTCGGACTCAGGGTGAACATGAAAACATAACTGTTTATCTGTCAATTATGAGTGGTATGTTTTCTCGCCTCTCGACACCCCCAAGCGAACCGGAGCAGCTCGAAATCTTACTTCACAATATTAGGCCGTGTTACGCAAGTACACTAGCGGCATCATCTACCGAAATTAGGACTATAGATTCTTTACGCTCATTGTGTCGCAATTACGAGACTTATCATTCTCGACATTCACTATTTCAGGAGCCACCAAGAGTGACTTCTGACACTGTTGCACCCGAATTTGCGTACTCTAGGGAATCAAATAAAAGTACAAATAAATTTAACAACAACacatataataaacaaaatttttcatataacagtaattataataaagggCAATATTCTAAAAACACCAATTATAaccaaaatcaaaatcaaaacaagtcacaacaacaaaattatatacattCCGTGTCTAATACAGCTCACAACAATAAACAACAACCGTATTGCCCGAGGTGTCGTAGTAATAATCATCATATTCGGCAATGTACGGCTAGTAGGGACGTGTTTTGCTTTAAATGTGGCAAGAAAGATGTCAAAACACCAGATTGTCCGGTTTGTAATAAGAAGGCAAATACAAAAAACTAG